The genomic stretch ATCACAATAGCTGGTATCAAAAAGAAGATGGATAACAGCAAATAAAAAGGCTCTACAATAAAAGCAATCAGAGCCACAGGGATAATATGCAGGCAGAAGGCTTTCAGGCTTAGTGAGCCGTACAGAATCACCCCAGGCAGAATAATCAAAAATACACTAATAGCTGTCAGCGGCGGAGTCAGCAGTGATAACAAAAGCACTAGATAAACGATACTCCATATAGCTGTTGACCAGCGAAATTTCAAATGTTTTCACCTCTTACGCATATGATCTTCGAGAGCAGAAATATCTTTATACCAGTCTTCAAGCTGGTGACCTTCCTGTTTGTGTTTTTTCAGCTTCTCGATGAGCAGATCATCCATATCTTTAAAAGAAATCCCAAGCCTTCTCCCCAGGATGTAACTGCTCATGATGAGACTTGCAAGACTATCGCTGATTCGCGCTGTGCTTCCTTCCCAAAGCGCTTTAAACAAACGTGACACTTGATCCAGCATTTCCGTTTTAAGCCATTCAATCACTTTCGCGCGTTTCGCTACATCCAGTTCTTTTGGCATGCTTATGATCGTCACACTCCCGTGAAAAGCTTTATTCTCCATTATAGCATAAAAGGGAATATCCATAAAAAGGACTGCTCGGAATCTCTTGTATTAAAAATAAGACCTTTTCCTCTATTTTAACCTGAATTCGTATTAAGCGATTCTTTCTCCACCATATTTTCGCAATATTCAATAATTTGGCTGCGACGTACAATCCCGATAAACCGATCCATATCATCCACAACCGGTACGAAGTTTTGTGCTTTTGCGAGATTAATTAAATCCCCCATGTTCGCATTAATGGAAACCGGTTTGATATTTACTCGGAGAGGCACATCCTTGAGGTAAAATTTCGAAGCGTTTTCAAATGTAATCTCTCCCTTAGAATTCTTCATATGCCATAGAAGGTCTCCCTCTGTTACTGTACCTTTGTA from Paenibacillus polygoni encodes the following:
- a CDS encoding MazG-like family protein, which codes for MPKELDVAKRAKVIEWLKTEMLDQVSRLFKALWEGSTARISDSLASLIMSSYILGRRLGISFKDMDDLLIEKLKKHKQEGHQLEDWYKDISALEDHMRKR
- a CDS encoding CBS domain-containing protein produces the protein MNIAFFLLPKQEVATVTSDATLRQTLERMEYHRFTAVPILTKDGKYKGTVTEGDLLWHMKNSKGEITFENASKFYLKDVPLRVNIKPVSINANMGDLINLAKAQNFVPVVDDMDRFIGIVRRSQIIEYCENMVEKESLNTNSG